DNA from Microbacterium sp. SORGH_AS_0969:
CCGCCCCGACCCCGGCGGATGACACCGTCCGTGCGGTCGTCGAGGTCCCCGACGACATCGAGGCCCTTCGCCGCACCGACCCGGCGGCGGCCGCCGAGTGGCGTGTGCGCCTTCGAGACGAACTGCGGGGGCAGCTGGCATCCGGTCTCCGCATCGGCGGAGTGGACGGGCGCGGGTACCTGCTTGTCTCGCGCTGAGCTGCTCGTGTGTGGGATCTTTCCCACACACGCTGTTGTGGCTTTTATCCCACAATTTCTGTTGCGGGTTTTATCCCACTCGACGTAGAGTGGGATAAAACCCACATGGCAGGGGTCATCATGCGCGTCGCGCGTTCCGCCGATCTCGGTGCACTCGTCGCAGAGCGCCGCGCGCAACAGGGGCTGTCGCAGGAGCAGCTCGCAAAGAACGCGGGCGTGACGCGCGACTGGCTCGTGCGCTTCGAGAGGGGGAAGCCCTCCGTCACCCTGCACCGGGTGTTCTGGGTGCTCGATGCGCTCGGCCTGGCCCTCGAGGTGCACGATGACGAGTGAGCTGCACGCCTATCTCGACGGGGTGCGTGTGGGTGCCTTCACTCAATCCCGCGCGGGGGCGCTCGGCTTCGAGTACGACGACGACTACCGACGCTCGCGAGGGGCGACGCCGATGTCGCTGTCGATGCCTCTCGCCCGGCAGATGCACAAGAACGCCCCCGCCCGTGCATACCTGAGAGGCCTGCTGCCGGACAGCGCCGGCCGACTCAGGGAACTCGCGAGCGAGTACCACGTGTCCGAGAACAACCCGTTCGCGCTCCTGTCTCACATCGGTCGTGACGCGGCCGGCGCGGTGCAGCTCCTCCCGCAGGGCGAAGACAGCGATGACGCCGCCACGCGCACCGGTCG
Protein-coding regions in this window:
- a CDS encoding helix-turn-helix domain-containing protein, with the protein product MAGVIMRVARSADLGALVAERRAQQGLSQEQLAKNAGVTRDWLVRFERGKPSVTLHRVFWVLDALGLALEVHDDE